The proteins below are encoded in one region of Clostridium pasteurianum DSM 525 = ATCC 6013:
- a CDS encoding flavodoxin, with amino-acid sequence MSKVNIIYWSGTGNTEAMAKLIAEGAQEKGAEVKLLNVSDAKEDDVKEADVVAFGSPSMGSEVVEESEMQPFLDSVSSIVTGKKVALFGSYGWGDGEWMRNWVSEMDNLGANVVNDGLIVQEAPEGDSAEDCKNLGRELV; translated from the coding sequence ATGAGTAAAGTAAATATCATTTATTGGAGCGGAACTGGTAATACTGAAGCTATGGCAAAATTAATTGCAGAAGGAGCACAGGAAAAAGGAGCAGAGGTTAAACTTTTAAATGTTTCAGATGCTAAAGAAGATGATGTAAAAGAAGCAGATGTTGTGGCCTTTGGATCACCTTCAATGGGATCAGAAGTTGTTGAAGAATCAGAAATGCAGCCCTTCTTAGATTCAGTATCTTCTATTGTCACAGGCAAAAAAGTAGCTTTATTTGGTTCTTATGGCTGGGGAGACGGTGAATGGATGAGAAATTGGGTATCAGAAATGGATAATTTAGGTGCTAATGTAGTAAATGATGGGTTAATTGTACAAGAGGCACCAGAAGGAGATTCAGCAGAAGATTGTAAAAATCTTGGTAGAGAATTAGTTTAG
- the argB gene encoding acetylglutamate kinase yields MFSGINDINIHNANILSQALPYIQKYSGKTVVIKYGGNAMINEDLKNSVIRDIVLLNCVGIKVVVVHGGGPEINEYLSKIGKKSEFVNGLRVTDEETIEIVQSVLAGKVNKDIVSLIDKNKGKAVGLCGIDANLLKAKKVELQDGVDIGYVGEIVDVNDSIIQHCLDGGYIPVISTVALGQEDGRPYNVNADLAAAKISSKLKAEKFILITDVPGVLMNPMDETSLVSELKTQNISQLIEDKVISGGMIPKINCCIEAVKGGVKRTHIIDGRVHHSLLLEIFSHEGIGTMILK; encoded by the coding sequence GTGTTTAGTGGAATTAATGATATTAACATACACAATGCAAATATTTTGAGTCAGGCATTACCTTATATTCAAAAGTACAGTGGAAAGACTGTTGTAATAAAATATGGTGGAAATGCAATGATAAATGAAGATTTAAAAAATTCAGTTATAAGGGATATAGTTCTCTTAAATTGTGTTGGAATTAAGGTAGTGGTTGTACATGGCGGAGGTCCTGAAATAAATGAGTATCTATCTAAGATAGGTAAGAAAAGTGAATTCGTAAATGGACTTAGAGTTACAGATGAAGAAACTATAGAAATAGTACAATCGGTACTGGCGGGAAAGGTAAATAAGGACATAGTATCATTAATAGATAAAAATAAAGGCAAGGCAGTGGGGTTATGCGGGATTGATGCCAATCTTTTAAAGGCAAAGAAAGTAGAACTTCAAGATGGAGTAGATATTGGATATGTAGGGGAAATTGTGGATGTAAATGATTCTATCATACAGCATTGCTTAGATGGAGGCTATATACCTGTTATATCTACAGTAGCTTTGGGTCAGGAAGATGGTAGACCATATAATGTAAATGCAGATTTGGCAGCGGCTAAAATAAGCAGTAAGTTAAAGGCAGAAAAATTTATTTTAATTACAGATGTGCCAGGAGTATTAATGAATCCAATGGATGAAACTTCGCTTGTTTCGGAACTTAAGACCCAAAATATATCTCAATTAATTGAGGATAAAGTTATATCTGGAGGGATGATTCCTAAGATTAATTGCTGTATTGAAGCAGTTAAAGGCGGGGTTAAAAGGACTCATATAATTGATGGAAGAGTACATCATTCGCTTTTACTTGAGATATTTTCTCATGAAGGTATAGGAACTATGATACTTAAATAA
- a CDS encoding LysR family transcriptional regulator, which translates to MNMDLELYKIFYTVACCKNISQAAEILYISQPAVSKAIKKLENIAGITLFSRNSRGVKLTAEGNIFFTYIEKAMEEIQIGEKILSKLKKREQGIIKLGVSTTLCQYFLIPRLKEFINKYPDIQIKIINKTTFDTLKLVDEGEIDFGIISYPFDCSNYNFIELDIIQDIFVAGRDYIKEKHISNLHEILEKYNLMLLEPGNITRKYIDKYFFDNNIIVKPEIEISSMDFLIEFAKIGLGITVVIKNFIEKELQSGELVEIPVKVPIPERTIGIVSNKKIPLSIAAQTFVEFCTK; encoded by the coding sequence ATGAATATGGACTTGGAACTTTATAAAATTTTTTATACTGTAGCCTGTTGTAAGAATATTTCTCAGGCTGCAGAAATACTCTACATAAGTCAGCCTGCTGTAAGTAAAGCCATAAAAAAACTTGAAAATATTGCTGGAATCACACTGTTTTCAAGAAATTCCAGAGGGGTAAAATTAACTGCAGAGGGAAATATATTTTTTACTTATATAGAAAAAGCAATGGAAGAAATACAGATAGGAGAAAAGATATTATCAAAACTTAAAAAAAGGGAACAGGGTATTATAAAATTAGGAGTAAGTACTACCCTTTGTCAATATTTTTTGATACCTAGACTTAAAGAATTTATAAATAAGTATCCTGATATACAGATTAAAATCATAAATAAAACTACTTTTGATACTTTAAAATTAGTGGATGAAGGAGAAATTGATTTTGGAATTATAAGCTATCCTTTTGACTGTAGTAATTATAACTTTATAGAATTAGATATCATACAGGACATTTTTGTAGCTGGAAGGGATTATATTAAAGAAAAGCATATCAGTAATCTCCATGAAATACTTGAAAAATATAATTTAATGCTGCTAGAGCCAGGGAACATAACCCGTAAGTACATTGATAAATATTTTTTTGATAATAATATAATTGTAAAGCCAGAAATTGAGATAAGCAGTATGGATTTTTTAATTGAATTTGCTAAAATAGGATTGGGAATAACTGTTGTAATAAAAAATTTCATTGAAAAGGAGCTTCAATCTGGAGAATTAGTAGAAATCCCCGTTAAAGTACCTATACCTGAAAGAACTATAGGTATTGTTTCAAATAAAAAAATACCACTATCTATTGCAGCTCAGACTTTTGTAGAGTTTTGTACTAAATAA
- the feoB gene encoding ferrous iron transport protein B, with the protein MGLTCHSTGLEVLTEMYEVDKREDQQIFALAGNPNTGKSTVFNALTGLRQHTGNWPGKTVTNARGEFKVKDREYILVDLPGTYSLFSSSVEEEVARDFICFGNSNATIVVTDATCLERNLNLVYQVMELTDKVILCINLIDEAKRKKITVDGKKIEDKLGIPVVLTAARSGVGIEELKETIAKVTSGELQPTPKKIIYQEYIEKMIQKLSSVIEEKIKNLNTRWLSLRLIDGDEGIRKTIINKLKKEDADIILKTVEEVKGKYDKKDIRDDITYTIYKSAEEIKNECVHENKIINRDRVIDKYITSRIFGIPLMIAILASVLWLTIAGANVPSDMLARGLFAIEDKLTLLFTQLNAPKWLHGVLILGLYKTMAWVISVMLPPMAIFFPLFTILEDLGYLPRVALNLDHLFKKACAHGKQCLSMCMGLGCNSAGVIGCRIIESPRERLIAILTNNFIPCNGRFPTIIAISSVFLIAKGGGGLSILPALAVTGIVVLGVIMTLFISRLLSKTVLKGYPSSFTLELPPYRMPQIGRVIYTSIIDRTIFVLARAVLIAAPAGVITWILANVYIGNLSVLDHVVTFIDPFARFIGLDGYILMAFVLGIPANEIVIPILIMAYLSTGTMVDFQSIDSLRDILLSHGWTYLTALNVLLFSLLHWPCATTLLTIRKETGSIKWTLFAAAMPTGIAIVVCFITTSIARILGLY; encoded by the coding sequence ATGGGTCTTACTTGTCATTCAACAGGACTGGAAGTTTTAACAGAAATGTATGAAGTGGATAAAAGAGAAGATCAACAGATTTTTGCATTGGCAGGAAACCCTAATACGGGTAAGAGTACAGTTTTTAATGCTTTGACGGGATTAAGGCAGCATACAGGTAACTGGCCTGGAAAGACAGTAACAAATGCAAGAGGAGAATTTAAAGTAAAAGATAGGGAATATATACTTGTGGATTTGCCAGGGACTTATTCTCTATTTTCTTCTTCTGTAGAAGAAGAAGTTGCCAGAGATTTTATTTGTTTTGGAAATTCCAATGCTACAATTGTTGTTACTGATGCTACTTGTCTTGAAAGAAATTTAAATCTAGTATATCAGGTTATGGAACTTACAGATAAAGTTATTTTGTGTATCAATCTTATTGATGAAGCGAAACGAAAGAAAATAACTGTTGATGGTAAAAAAATAGAAGATAAACTGGGAATTCCAGTAGTACTTACTGCTGCCAGAAGCGGTGTTGGAATAGAAGAATTAAAAGAAACTATAGCTAAAGTTACTTCAGGTGAGTTGCAGCCCACACCTAAAAAGATAATTTATCAGGAATATATAGAAAAAATGATACAGAAACTTAGCTCTGTAATAGAGGAAAAAATAAAAAATTTAAATACTAGATGGCTTTCTTTAAGACTCATAGATGGGGATGAAGGCATTAGAAAGACAATAATTAACAAACTTAAAAAGGAAGATGCAGATATTATATTGAAGACAGTGGAAGAAGTAAAAGGTAAATATGATAAGAAGGATATTAGAGATGATATTACTTATACAATATATAAAAGTGCAGAAGAAATAAAAAATGAATGTGTTCATGAAAATAAAATAATTAACAGAGATAGAGTAATAGATAAGTATATTACTTCAAGAATTTTTGGTATACCGCTTATGATAGCAATACTTGCATCGGTATTGTGGTTAACTATAGCTGGTGCCAATGTACCTTCAGATATGCTGGCAAGGGGATTATTTGCCATTGAAGATAAATTGACGCTTTTATTTACACAGCTTAATGCCCCTAAGTGGCTTCATGGGGTATTGATTCTTGGACTATATAAGACTATGGCTTGGGTAATTTCTGTAATGCTGCCGCCTATGGCAATATTCTTTCCTTTGTTTACTATTTTAGAAGATTTAGGGTATTTACCAAGAGTAGCATTAAATCTTGATCATCTATTTAAAAAAGCTTGTGCCCATGGAAAACAATGTCTTAGTATGTGTATGGGACTTGGATGTAATTCTGCCGGTGTTATAGGCTGCAGGATTATTGAATCCCCAAGAGAAAGACTTATAGCTATACTTACAAATAACTTTATTCCTTGTAATGGAAGATTTCCAACGATTATTGCCATTTCATCAGTTTTTCTCATTGCAAAGGGAGGCGGTGGCTTAAGTATACTTCCTGCATTAGCGGTTACAGGAATAGTTGTCCTTGGAGTAATAATGACTTTATTTATTTCACGTTTGTTGTCTAAAACTGTACTAAAAGGGTACCCATCAAGTTTTACATTAGAACTTCCACCTTATAGGATGCCGCAAATAGGAAGAGTAATATATACTTCAATTATAGACAGAACCATATTTGTGCTGGCAAGGGCTGTACTTATAGCTGCTCCAGCAGGAGTAATAACTTGGATTTTAGCTAATGTATATATAGGAAATTTAAGTGTTTTAGATCATGTAGTGACCTTTATAGACCCTTTTGCAAGATTTATAGGACTTGATGGTTATATACTCATGGCCTTTGTACTTGGAATACCAGCAAATGAAATAGTAATTCCTATACTTATTATGGCATATCTTTCTACAGGAACCATGGTGGATTTTCAAAGTATTGATTCACTTAGAGATATACTTCTTTCTCACGGATGGACCTATCTTACAGCTTTAAATGTATTGCTTTTTTCTCTGCTACATTGGCCTTGTGCTACTACACTATTGACTATAAGAAAAGAAACTGGAAGCATTAAATGGACGTTGTTTGCTGCAGCTATGCCTACGGGGATTGCCATAGTGGTATGTTTTATTACTACATCTATAGCTAGGATACTTGGATTATACTAG
- a CDS encoding arsenate reductase family protein — translation MNIQIFGVKKCFDTKKAERYFKERKIKFQFIDLNEKALSKRELESVSRSVDINDLINSKAKEYKNLNVEHIRNNAVKEELLLNNAKLYKTPIVRNGKEATVGYMPEIWKLWE, via the coding sequence ATGAATATTCAAATTTTCGGTGTGAAAAAATGTTTTGATACTAAGAAAGCTGAAAGATATTTTAAAGAGAGAAAAATAAAATTTCAATTCATAGATTTAAACGAAAAAGCTTTAAGTAAAAGAGAGCTTGAAAGCGTAAGCAGATCTGTAGATATCAATGATTTAATTAATAGTAAAGCCAAAGAATATAAAAATTTAAATGTTGAACATATAAGAAATAATGCTGTTAAAGAGGAACTGCTTTTAAATAATGCTAAATTATATAAAACTCCTATAGTACGTAATGGAAAGGAAGCAACTGTAGGTTACATGCCAGAGATTTGGAAACTGTGGGAGTAA
- a CDS encoding peptidoglycan-binding protein, which yields MKGIDIYSGTIITDWNAIKADGVEVVYIKATEGLTYVNPLMDSHYRNAKDVGLKVGFYHFARRNDPTREYNHFINTISKYHQDLRPVLDYEESNPDFNFIKIFMNQNESLLFYSNHNIADRSSISKNRIWIAEPNTRPSNTNGYAGIQYSWNGRVNGIQGNADINIFSRNILMNNENSSNQLTVNENNRVKIIQMQLNKVLKKGLDVDGSNGSKTSAAIKEFQGAMGLLQDGIWGPMTVQAIEEIYARPTVGINYFSYIYATRYIQWRAGGTVDGIFGNETKSNVEKWQKNHGLVVDGIVGAETWKKLLD from the coding sequence ATGAAGGGAATAGATATTTACAGCGGAACTATTATAACAGACTGGAATGCTATTAAAGCAGACGGAGTTGAGGTCGTTTATATAAAAGCTACAGAAGGCTTAACCTATGTAAATCCACTTATGGACAGTCATTATAGAAATGCCAAAGATGTAGGATTAAAGGTGGGATTTTATCATTTTGCACGAAGAAATGATCCCACTAGAGAATATAATCACTTTATTAACACCATAAGTAAATATCATCAGGATTTGAGGCCTGTATTAGACTATGAAGAAAGTAATCCTGACTTTAATTTTATAAAAATATTTATGAATCAAAATGAAAGTCTTTTGTTTTATTCTAATCATAATATAGCAGATAGAAGCAGCATCTCCAAAAATAGAATATGGATTGCAGAGCCTAATACAAGACCCTCTAATACTAATGGATATGCTGGTATCCAATATAGCTGGAATGGCAGGGTAAATGGCATTCAGGGAAATGCAGATATCAATATATTCAGCAGGAATATATTGATGAATAATGAGAATTCCAGTAACCAGTTAACGGTAAATGAAAATAATAGAGTTAAGATAATACAAATGCAATTAAATAAGGTCTTAAAAAAAGGATTAGATGTTGATGGAAGCAATGGTTCTAAAACTAGCGCTGCTATAAAAGAATTTCAAGGTGCCATGGGACTTTTACAAGATGGCATATGGGGTCCAATGACAGTACAAGCTATAGAGGAAATATATGCAAGACCTACTGTTGGAATTAATTATTTCAGTTATATATACGCAACTAGATATATACAGTGGAGAGCTGGCGGTACAGTGGATGGTATTTTTGGAAATGAAACTAAAAGTAATGTTGAAAAGTGGCAGAAGAATCATGGGTTGGTTGTAGATGGAATTGTAGGTGCTGAAACCTGGAAAAAGCTTCTTGATTGA
- a CDS encoding DUF3793 family protein yields the protein MARRIENFIDFIDYTREKDYMMNLITYAISPTIAGYKPSSIITISNQNKGMYDLWYKYGDEYIDNINLKVFEIMRKENLIILLFYNEKLLSQILFHENNMNFLLKFGYSNLMSLDMCLQLLKYRYQYMACPHEVGIFLGIPVKDVEAFIDCNGKQCILCGYWKVYHDREKALKVFESYDKTRENVVRLLKQKVEPIEMINMLNSEVSTV from the coding sequence ATGGCAAGGAGAATTGAAAATTTTATTGATTTTATTGATTATACCAGAGAAAAAGATTATATGATGAATTTAATAACCTACGCAATATCTCCTACGATAGCCGGATATAAACCATCTTCTATAATTACTATATCAAATCAAAATAAGGGTATGTATGATCTATGGTATAAATATGGGGATGAATATATAGATAACATAAATTTAAAGGTATTTGAAATTATGCGAAAAGAAAATCTTATTATATTGCTGTTTTATAATGAGAAACTGTTGTCACAGATCTTGTTCCATGAAAATAATATGAATTTTTTACTGAAATTTGGGTATTCAAATTTAATGTCTTTAGATATGTGCTTACAATTATTAAAATATAGGTATCAATATATGGCTTGCCCTCATGAAGTTGGAATATTTTTGGGTATACCTGTAAAAGATGTAGAAGCTTTTATAGATTGTAACGGAAAACAATGTATACTCTGCGGATACTGGAAAGTTTATCATGATAGAGAAAAAGCTCTTAAAGTTTTTGAGAGCTATGATAAGACAAGAGAGAATGTTGTAAGGCTGTTAAAGCAAAAAGTTGAACCAATTGAAATGATTAATATGTTGAACTCGGAGGTTAGTACTGTATAA
- a CDS encoding FeoA family protein → MRKLSNTDIGEFVTVHSIDSKGLLRERMLALGLTKGALVEVVHRGPSGDPTVYDIRGAMIALRKEEACLIEVS, encoded by the coding sequence ATGAGAAAACTAAGTAATACTGATATTGGAGAATTTGTAACAGTACACAGTATTGATTCAAAAGGATTATTAAGGGAAAGAATGCTGGCATTAGGTCTTACAAAAGGTGCTTTAGTGGAAGTTGTTCATAGAGGACCATCAGGGGATCCTACTGTATATGATATTAGAGGGGCTATGATTGCACTTAGAAAAGAAGAAGCATGTCTTATAGAAGTTTCTTAA
- a CDS encoding protein-glutamine gamma-glutamyltransferase, translating into MIKINGDKFDIGTIINQYKDNSTEAYTLKKMASGEEVHEYDSLDELKFELNLRKNIVNAAIDLDKSNFDFAVFRKSRANSEYWERTRQGGFLLRNGVSSASAINDIYKNSGKYATECATAMVIVYYKAVLDSFGARLFDTVFSNIYLMNWHYIDRNLGLDISDDISDFLPGDCRYFKNPDVNPLTPEWQGENVIDLGNGKYYGHGIGIRTADEIIEALNEERFMGARRSAFLLDSATRPDFKHLFYIYLKSVSRNEEAHRRRHRHH; encoded by the coding sequence ATGATTAAGATCAATGGAGATAAATTTGATATAGGTACCATAATAAATCAATATAAAGACAATAGCACAGAAGCATATACTTTAAAGAAAATGGCATCCGGTGAAGAGGTTCATGAATATGATTCATTGGATGAACTCAAATTTGAATTAAATCTGAGAAAAAATATTGTAAATGCAGCTATAGATCTTGATAAAAGCAATTTTGATTTTGCTGTTTTCCGTAAATCAAGAGCAAATTCTGAATATTGGGAAAGAACGCGTCAAGGTGGATTCCTATTGAGAAACGGAGTAAGTTCCGCTAGTGCCATAAATGATATTTATAAAAACAGTGGTAAATATGCTACTGAGTGTGCCACAGCTATGGTAATTGTGTATTATAAAGCAGTTTTGGATTCTTTTGGAGCAAGACTTTTTGATACTGTTTTCTCAAATATATATCTAATGAACTGGCATTATATTGATAGAAATCTTGGACTTGATATCAGTGATGACATATCAGATTTTTTACCAGGAGATTGCAGATATTTTAAAAATCCTGATGTGAATCCATTGACTCCAGAATGGCAGGGGGAAAATGTAATTGATTTAGGGAATGGTAAATATTATGGCCATGGAATAGGAATAAGAACAGCTGATGAAATAATTGAAGCTTTAAATGAAGAGAGATTTATGGGAGCAAGAAGATCTGCTTTTTTACTGGATTCTGCTACAAGACCGGATTTTAAACATCTGTTCTATATATATTTAAAGTCAGTTTCTAGGAATGAGGAAGCTCATAGACGAAGACATAGGCATCATTGA
- a CDS encoding FeoB-associated Cys-rich membrane protein has translation MQNIVEILIALIIVASAIFLFIKNIKKKSSGGCDCGHCSQSISCNTKNKNIKK, from the coding sequence GTGCAAAATATAGTAGAAATACTTATAGCCCTTATTATAGTAGCATCCGCAATATTTTTATTTATTAAAAATATTAAGAAAAAATCCTCTGGTGGCTGTGATTGTGGCCACTGCTCACAAAGTATTTCTTGTAATACTAAAAACAAAAATATTAAGAAATGA
- the feoB gene encoding ferrous iron transport protein B: MLTAALVGNPNVGKTTLFNFLTGSNQYVGNWAGVTVEKKEGFLNKSVKIVDLPGIYAMDTYSNEEKVSKNFLLNDDVDVIVNIVDASNLDRNLYLTMQLKQFKKPIILVLNMIDVALKKGVTIDYKSLSKELNVTVIPIVASKHKDIDKIVDSLNNTTFSTAIDEKDYNFKSEKETYSYIESILNKCTDQSKEINKSTTERIDNILLNKILAYPIFIGIICLIFKITFSWVGQPLQDLLDGLVNDSLIPLLHSALASSSPWFSSLIVDGIVGGVGSVIVFLPIILTLFFCVSILEDSGYMARTAFLMDNIMRKMGLSGKAFIPVVISFGCSVPAIMASRTLESEKDRKLTALLVPLMSCNARLPIYALLAAAFFPKHQGLVIGSLYLLGIFIAFIIGLLFKSTIFKKDEEPLIIELPEYKLPELKSLLIHTWDKGKGFVKKAGTIIFSISVLIWLLSNFGFTGMVNIESSFLAGIGHILVPIFKPLGFGTWQNSVALLTGLGAKEVVVSTLGVLYGANLSELLPKLFTPVTAYAFLVFVLLYPPCISALGTMKKEYGSKMTVFTIVYQILLAWIVSFTIYRIGLLII; encoded by the coding sequence TAGTTGATTTACCTGGTATATACGCTATGGATACCTATTCTAATGAAGAAAAGGTTTCAAAAAACTTTTTATTAAATGACGATGTTGATGTAATTGTAAATATAGTTGATGCCTCCAATTTAGATAGAAATCTATATCTTACAATGCAGTTAAAACAGTTTAAAAAGCCTATAATATTAGTTTTAAATATGATCGACGTAGCTCTAAAAAAAGGGGTTACAATAGATTATAAAAGTTTATCAAAAGAACTTAATGTAACTGTAATTCCTATAGTTGCATCAAAGCATAAAGATATTGATAAAATAGTAGATTCATTAAATAATACTACTTTTTCAACAGCAATTGATGAGAAAGATTATAATTTTAAATCTGAAAAGGAAACCTATAGCTATATAGAATCAATACTTAATAAATGTACAGACCAGTCAAAGGAAATTAATAAGTCCACTACAGAAAGAATTGACAATATACTTTTAAATAAAATTTTAGCTTACCCAATTTTTATAGGAATTATATGTTTAATTTTTAAAATAACTTTTTCTTGGGTGGGACAACCGCTTCAAGATTTACTTGATGGTTTAGTAAATGATTCTTTAATTCCACTGCTTCATTCAGCACTAGCTTCTTCCAGCCCTTGGTTTAGTTCATTAATAGTTGATGGCATAGTTGGAGGAGTTGGTTCTGTTATAGTATTTCTTCCAATAATACTTACATTATTCTTCTGTGTATCAATTTTAGAAGACAGTGGTTATATGGCTAGAACTGCCTTCTTAATGGATAACATAATGCGAAAGATGGGTTTATCAGGCAAAGCTTTTATACCTGTAGTTATTAGTTTTGGATGCAGTGTTCCAGCTATAATGGCTTCACGAACTCTAGAAAGCGAAAAAGACAGAAAACTTACTGCATTATTAGTACCCCTTATGTCTTGCAATGCTAGATTACCTATTTATGCACTACTAGCTGCTGCCTTTTTTCCAAAACACCAAGGTTTAGTAATAGGTTCTCTATACTTATTAGGAATTTTTATAGCTTTTATAATTGGTTTACTATTTAAAAGTACCATATTTAAAAAAGATGAAGAACCTTTAATAATAGAACTTCCTGAATATAAACTTCCTGAATTAAAAAGCCTTTTAATTCATACTTGGGATAAAGGTAAAGGTTTTGTAAAAAAGGCTGGTACAATAATTTTCTCCATATCAGTTTTAATATGGCTTCTATCAAATTTCGGCTTTACAGGTATGGTAAATATTGAATCAAGCTTTCTTGCAGGTATAGGTCATATATTAGTGCCAATATTTAAACCTTTAGGATTTGGAACCTGGCAAAATTCCGTTGCCTTGTTGACTGGATTAGGTGCAAAAGAAGTAGTAGTAAGCACTTTAGGTGTATTATATGGAGCAAATTTATCAGAACTACTTCCTAAACTGTTTACGCCAGTTACTGCCTATGCATTTTTGGTTTTCGTGCTATTATATCCACCTTGTATTTCTGCTTTGGGAACTATGAAAAAAGAATATGGCAGTAAAATGACTGTATTTACCATAGTATACCAAATATTATTAGCCTGGATAGTCTCATTTACTATTTATAGAATAGGTCTTTTAATCATATAA